A portion of the Leptospira broomii serovar Hurstbridge str. 5399 genome contains these proteins:
- the lsa26 gene encoding surface adhesion protein Lsa26, whose protein sequence is MNVKQLLYFLISSILYFHISTPVSAFGTFSEGWMVAKLIQFESRGIIYESYEGILELTYFEPLEDCEAAKDECFTPVKKKAAFSVRPENANLVNFLSKNLNQTILVQYRIHRIKAISLSTDREVVDAQFQENILPKTSKARDPKERLTVWIHANEDASVDKFVDRKTGGKRNFSVVGRILSLEYKGTLVGTYEGLYLDESRGKVHPFSVTSEEMAGFALKALKYNGKYYLGISVAYVSGLRESDYDLFEINFKAPAGALEGAQFK, encoded by the coding sequence ATGAATGTAAAACAGCTTCTCTATTTTCTAATTTCCTCGATACTCTACTTCCATATCTCGACTCCAGTCTCAGCGTTCGGAACGTTTTCGGAAGGTTGGATGGTCGCCAAGCTGATTCAATTTGAAAGTAGAGGGATAATCTATGAATCGTACGAAGGTATTCTGGAATTAACTTACTTTGAACCGTTGGAAGATTGTGAAGCCGCAAAAGACGAGTGCTTTACGCCGGTAAAAAAGAAGGCGGCATTTAGCGTCCGACCTGAAAATGCAAATCTCGTAAACTTCCTTAGCAAGAATCTAAACCAAACCATATTGGTCCAATATAGAATTCACCGCATCAAAGCGATCTCATTGTCTACGGATAGAGAAGTTGTCGATGCTCAATTTCAGGAAAATATCTTGCCAAAAACATCCAAAGCGCGGGATCCGAAAGAGCGCCTTACGGTGTGGATCCACGCAAACGAAGATGCTTCGGTGGACAAGTTCGTAGACCGAAAAACTGGCGGAAAAAGAAATTTTTCAGTCGTCGGAAGAATACTCAGTCTCGAGTATAAAGGAACATTAGTTGGAACGTATGAAGGACTCTATCTCGATGAATCCAGGGGTAAAGTTCATCCCTTTTCCGTAACATCCGAGGAAATGGCAGGCTTCGCATTGAAAGCTCTCAAATATAATGGAAAATATTATTTAGGAATTTCAGTCGCATATGTAAGCGGATTGCGAGAATCCGATTATGATCTTTTCGAAATCAATTTCAAGGCCCCGGCCGGCGCATTGGAAGGCGCTCAATTCAAATGA
- a CDS encoding chemotaxis protein CheW, whose protein sequence is MEVDYVSLLKDFLAESADLLDLAEQAVLDIEKEYKPEQVNTLFRVIHTIKGNSAIFDLPAVSKVSHSLESLLNYRRKTETKPSDEEIALILNCLDEIRKMLSQVEKNSEWDVEDLLIRINSFLTVFESGEKASFGLYPRKSEEKNGEKIVPKEKSKVSIPKKYVEKAKTENSSLFFLKYQSKEIDEEAGNDPVSTVVSTVGEILLSGQLDSSQNGSSKNGSHKRYLVVLSNLSVAEISRKTNIPTNAFIAVVESRENGRVENGFHPISKPKDESSSLVRVDAANVQAESYLRIPLQTLDHMINLAGETIIVRNQLLQKVESYQDHSLLSIVRNLSQLITLSQESIMRTRLQKLESFYKKIPRLVRDLEKITGKEVELHLEGGEVELDKNIIDTISDPITHMIRNAIDHGIETASERTASGKPAKGNILFSAALRGGNVILKVSDDGRGLNFERIREKAIERGILSPEEAERKSTEELAELVFIPGFSTSQSVSSTSGRGVGMDVVKMNFQKAGGSVSISSVSGKGTIISATLPQTLSIINCQMVATAGMHLAIPQANISELILLDRKLVSSIENKEVYQLRGHLLPILSANKILQLSNSSITESRYLVVVHTEKHHFGLLVEEIENSEEIVVKPLTKDLARLNLYTGAAILGDGSVSLILDISGIAKYLSLQANILEETKSLSVKEKISQDQYLLFAVRGQLFGINSNDVQRIELIDIKQIEYIMKREVIQYRGEVLELCRLENYFNLSNEQVHSQSTVILMHFEDGRKGLLVEEIVNVVEEIPSFTKSEDLSTGVLGSGVISEQIVIIIDGKTVMSKISRNLTLVDIH, encoded by the coding sequence ATGGAAGTTGATTATGTGAGTTTGTTGAAGGATTTCCTGGCCGAATCCGCGGACCTGCTCGATTTAGCGGAACAGGCAGTGCTTGATATTGAAAAAGAATATAAACCAGAACAGGTAAATACTCTATTTCGCGTAATCCACACTATTAAGGGAAATTCAGCAATATTCGATCTTCCTGCAGTATCAAAAGTATCACATTCTCTGGAGAGCCTGTTAAATTATAGACGAAAGACCGAGACCAAGCCCTCCGATGAGGAAATCGCGCTTATTCTTAATTGCTTAGATGAAATTCGAAAAATGCTCTCCCAGGTAGAAAAGAATAGTGAATGGGATGTCGAAGATCTTTTGATTCGAATTAATTCCTTTTTAACGGTATTCGAATCCGGTGAAAAAGCCAGCTTCGGTTTGTATCCTCGGAAATCGGAAGAAAAGAATGGGGAAAAAATCGTTCCGAAAGAAAAATCTAAAGTTTCCATTCCTAAGAAATACGTGGAGAAAGCAAAAACCGAGAATAGCTCCCTGTTTTTTTTAAAATATCAATCCAAAGAAATCGACGAGGAAGCAGGAAATGATCCTGTCTCGACGGTCGTTTCGACAGTAGGTGAAATCCTACTATCCGGCCAACTGGACTCCTCTCAAAACGGATCGTCCAAGAACGGTTCCCATAAGCGGTACCTCGTTGTCTTATCGAACTTAAGCGTAGCCGAAATATCAAGGAAAACGAATATTCCAACCAATGCATTCATAGCTGTCGTTGAGAGTCGAGAGAACGGACGAGTCGAAAACGGATTTCATCCTATTTCGAAGCCGAAGGACGAATCCTCTTCATTAGTAAGAGTCGACGCGGCGAATGTTCAGGCGGAGTCGTATTTAAGAATTCCTCTTCAAACTCTCGATCATATGATTAATTTGGCGGGCGAGACAATTATCGTTCGAAACCAATTATTACAGAAAGTGGAATCCTATCAGGATCACTCGTTACTGTCAATCGTGCGAAACCTAAGCCAACTCATTACGTTGTCGCAAGAAAGCATAATGAGGACTCGTCTTCAAAAGCTAGAATCGTTTTATAAAAAAATTCCGCGACTAGTTAGAGACTTGGAGAAAATCACAGGTAAGGAAGTCGAGCTCCATCTTGAAGGCGGGGAAGTCGAGTTGGATAAGAATATTATCGATACGATTTCAGATCCGATTACGCATATGATTCGGAACGCAATCGATCACGGTATCGAGACTGCAAGCGAACGGACGGCTTCCGGAAAGCCGGCTAAAGGTAATATCCTGTTTTCCGCTGCTTTGCGAGGAGGGAACGTTATCCTGAAAGTAAGCGATGACGGACGCGGCCTGAATTTCGAAAGGATTAGAGAGAAGGCCATCGAGCGGGGAATACTTAGCCCGGAGGAAGCGGAGAGAAAATCGACGGAAGAGCTAGCGGAGTTAGTCTTTATTCCAGGCTTTAGCACTTCGCAGTCCGTATCTTCAACATCCGGTCGCGGGGTCGGAATGGACGTCGTGAAAATGAATTTTCAGAAGGCCGGCGGTTCGGTTTCGATATCTTCGGTCTCCGGAAAGGGAACGATTATTAGCGCAACACTCCCTCAGACTTTATCCATAATAAACTGTCAAATGGTAGCGACTGCCGGTATGCATCTTGCTATTCCGCAAGCTAATATTAGCGAATTGATATTGTTGGATCGAAAATTAGTTTCTTCGATAGAAAATAAGGAGGTCTATCAGTTACGCGGGCATTTACTTCCTATACTAAGTGCAAATAAGATCCTTCAACTTTCGAATAGTTCTATTACGGAAAGCAGATATTTAGTCGTTGTCCACACCGAGAAGCATCATTTCGGATTGCTTGTCGAAGAGATAGAAAATTCCGAAGAGATCGTAGTAAAGCCGTTAACTAAGGATTTAGCCCGCCTTAATTTGTACACAGGCGCCGCGATTCTTGGAGACGGGAGTGTTAGCCTTATTTTGGATATATCCGGAATTGCCAAATATCTCAGCCTTCAAGCGAATATTCTGGAAGAAACAAAATCGCTTTCAGTGAAGGAAAAAATATCACAGGATCAGTACCTGCTATTTGCAGTGAGAGGTCAATTGTTCGGTATAAACTCGAACGACGTTCAGAGAATCGAACTAATCGATATTAAACAAATCGAGTATATTATGAAGAGAGAAGTAATTCAGTATAGAGGCGAAGTTTTGGAGCTTTGCCGACTGGAGAATTACTTTAACCTCTCGAACGAGCAAGTTCATTCTCAAAGTACCGTTATTCTTATGCACTTCGAGGATGGCAGAAAAGGTTTACTAGTCGAAGAAATCGTAAACGTAGTCGAGGAAATTCCGTCGTTTACCAAAAGCGAGGATTTGTCCACAGGAGTATTGGGCAGCGGCGTCATCTCCGAACAAATCGTAATCATAATAGATGGTAAGACGGTGATGAGTAAGATAAGTAGGAATTTGACATTAGTGGATATACACTAA
- a CDS encoding methyl-accepting chemotaxis protein: MFNFVSQKNQVESERKQMSVSVTDQEVTMRDGTTLVSMTDLKGKVIYANREFLEIAGLTEDELVGKPHNVVRHPDIPRSVFKDFWDTIQAGKPWRGIVKNRSKSGDHYWVDANVAPRIENGNTVGYISVRRKPNRSQVESAAKLYKDILSGKTTLDSTSSRWLSIRFKLTAYIVANVIGLSFLAGSIYFGLNHLIAYTGAALFAVTQIVWGFYNIGYILKPLKESTQVANRIATGDLSVNVVHNRNDEIGELDKAILSMLINTAGLIARLKENGDILLQSSSDLSGASLNLSSGTEQMSQQSQTIAAAATQMNQNLSMVSSSIEEMSVSVGEVAKKAADSAKIAREANSTALETGEVVKELGENAREIGNVIESISNIASQTKLLALNAAIEAAGAGDAGKGFAVVASEVKELARQSAESSEEIKNKISAIQRSTERVIEFIGRITNVIAEVNQISGSIASAVEEQSITTKEIATNISQTALTSNDVTKNINGISTASVDGAKDSGRVSKLSQSLQELAAGLTSLVNQFKI; the protein is encoded by the coding sequence ATGTTTAACTTTGTTTCACAAAAGAACCAAGTAGAGAGCGAACGGAAACAAATGTCCGTTTCAGTCACAGACCAAGAAGTTACGATGCGCGATGGGACTACGCTCGTTTCGATGACCGATTTAAAAGGAAAGGTCATATACGCAAACAGGGAATTCTTGGAAATCGCAGGTCTTACCGAAGATGAATTGGTAGGCAAACCGCATAATGTAGTTCGCCACCCTGATATTCCTCGAAGCGTCTTTAAAGATTTTTGGGATACGATACAAGCAGGCAAACCTTGGAGAGGGATCGTAAAGAATAGGAGTAAAAGTGGAGATCATTATTGGGTCGATGCGAATGTTGCGCCTAGAATCGAAAACGGCAATACGGTCGGATACATTTCCGTTCGGAGAAAACCGAACCGATCTCAAGTGGAATCGGCGGCTAAACTGTATAAGGATATATTATCCGGTAAGACCACATTGGATTCCACCAGCTCAAGATGGCTTTCCATCCGTTTCAAGTTAACGGCGTATATCGTTGCAAACGTAATAGGACTTTCCTTTTTGGCAGGTTCGATTTATTTCGGTTTAAATCATTTGATCGCGTATACGGGAGCGGCTCTTTTTGCGGTAACGCAAATAGTATGGGGATTTTATAATATAGGTTATATTTTGAAACCCTTAAAAGAGTCCACTCAGGTTGCGAATAGAATTGCGACGGGAGATCTATCGGTTAACGTTGTTCATAACCGAAATGATGAGATTGGAGAATTAGACAAAGCTATTTTAAGCATGCTGATCAATACGGCCGGATTGATCGCTAGATTGAAGGAAAACGGGGATATTTTACTCCAATCTTCCAGCGATCTTTCCGGCGCTAGCTTAAATTTATCTTCAGGAACCGAGCAGATGTCTCAGCAATCGCAAACGATTGCGGCAGCTGCCACTCAGATGAATCAAAATTTGAGTATGGTTTCAAGTTCGATTGAAGAGATGTCTGTATCGGTCGGAGAGGTAGCGAAGAAAGCTGCGGACTCCGCCAAGATCGCTCGAGAAGCTAACTCAACCGCACTCGAAACGGGCGAAGTTGTAAAAGAACTCGGTGAAAACGCGAGAGAGATCGGTAATGTAATTGAAAGTATTTCGAATATAGCATCACAAACCAAACTTCTCGCATTGAATGCTGCTATCGAAGCGGCCGGCGCAGGAGACGCGGGAAAAGGTTTTGCAGTGGTTGCGTCCGAAGTAAAAGAGTTGGCGCGACAATCCGCAGAATCTTCCGAGGAGATTAAAAACAAAATTTCAGCCATCCAAAGAAGCACTGAAAGAGTGATCGAATTTATCGGTCGTATCACGAACGTGATAGCCGAAGTGAATCAAATCAGCGGTAGCATCGCTTCTGCGGTCGAAGAACAATCGATCACAACGAAGGAAATAGCGACGAATATTAGCCAGACGGCCTTAACCTCGAACGACGTAACTAAAAATATTAACGGCATATCGACCGCTTCCGTGGATGGTGCAAAAGATTCTGGTCGCGTATCTAAACTTTCACAATCGTTGCAGGAATTAGCGGCGGGTCTTACCTCGTTGGTAAACCAGTTTAAGATTTAA
- a CDS encoding carboxymuconolactone decarboxylase family protein, translating to MNIRDSYKRLLPRSEGLAPKFFEGIEDLAKRAFLDGKTRELIILAVTITRQCDGCIAAQHGRGQQVRRK from the coding sequence ATGAATATCAGGGACAGCTACAAACGGCTATTGCCGAGATCGGAAGGATTAGCCCCAAAATTCTTCGAGGGTATAGAGGACTTAGCGAAGAGGGCTTTCTTAGACGGTAAAACTCGGGAGCTGATTATCTTGGCTGTCACAATTACAAGGCAATGCGACGGATGTATTGCGGCTCAACACGGACGCGGCCAGCAAGTCAGGAGAAAATAA
- a CDS encoding CheR family methyltransferase, which yields MKEEMIHFVNVLQKATGIYLSEEKLYLLESRLSDMMTDHQISSFLDFSKKFENNHEEDFRDQVIERITTHETKFFRDTSMFEAITERILPEIVERMEERSNELKDQKIRIWCAACSTGQEPYSIAIAIKERLPHLYKNVRILATDIAKETIEKARIGCYSPFEIGRGLEEYHTDRYFDKAEDGKFKIKDEIKSIVEFEQHNLISPDFPSGFDLVLCRNVSYYFDMKERANLFGKIYKSMNHDSFLILGSAESISGFSNNFIIREFGLCRYYEINSTSVTLF from the coding sequence ATGAAAGAAGAGATGATACACTTTGTAAACGTCCTGCAAAAAGCGACCGGAATCTATCTGAGCGAGGAAAAGTTATATCTCTTGGAGAGCAGATTATCGGATATGATGACCGACCATCAAATCAGTTCTTTTCTAGATTTTTCAAAGAAATTTGAAAACAACCATGAGGAAGATTTTAGAGACCAAGTCATCGAGAGAATTACTACTCATGAAACGAAATTCTTTCGCGATACAAGCATGTTCGAAGCAATTACAGAAAGGATACTTCCCGAAATAGTCGAACGGATGGAAGAGCGCTCTAACGAATTAAAAGATCAGAAAATTCGAATATGGTGCGCCGCTTGTTCCACCGGACAGGAGCCGTATTCAATAGCTATAGCAATCAAAGAAAGATTGCCGCATTTATATAAGAATGTTCGAATTCTCGCTACGGATATCGCAAAGGAAACAATCGAAAAAGCAAGAATAGGATGCTATTCTCCTTTTGAAATCGGTCGCGGATTGGAAGAATATCATACGGATCGTTATTTCGACAAAGCGGAAGACGGAAAATTTAAAATAAAGGATGAAATTAAATCGATCGTGGAATTCGAACAACACAATTTGATTTCTCCTGATTTTCCTTCCGGTTTTGACCTCGTTCTTTGTCGAAACGTTTCCTACTATTTCGATATGAAGGAACGAGCAAATTTGTTCGGGAAAATCTATAAATCGATGAATCATGACAGTTTTCTAATATTAGGCTCGGCGGAATCAATTTCAGGTTTCTCGAATAATTTCATTATTCGAGAATTCGGACTTTGTCGTTACTATGAAATTAATTCGACAAGTGTAACATTATTTTAA
- a CDS encoding chemotaxis protein CheW, producing the protein MDEINNKQFLSFFLGREIYGIPLAECKEVDHNKKILRIPCAPPYIEGIVNLRGDVVTILNLQNLFGKKSNPDKDKYSIIRLKGKKQAFAILADEVSDIIEVSEKNFEPCPSHLDERESRYIRNVAVFKGETLIVLNHEELLHLEDA; encoded by the coding sequence ATGGATGAAATAAATAATAAACAATTTCTATCTTTCTTTCTTGGCAGAGAAATATACGGAATACCTCTTGCCGAATGCAAAGAGGTGGATCATAATAAAAAAATTTTAAGGATACCTTGTGCACCTCCTTATATAGAAGGAATAGTGAATCTAAGAGGAGACGTCGTGACGATATTGAATCTTCAGAATCTATTCGGAAAGAAATCAAATCCGGATAAAGATAAGTATTCTATCATAAGATTGAAGGGTAAGAAACAGGCTTTTGCCATTCTTGCAGACGAAGTTTCGGATATCATCGAAGTATCCGAAAAGAATTTCGAGCCTTGTCCCTCCCATTTGGATGAGCGGGAAAGCCGGTATATTCGAAATGTGGCGGTATTTAAAGGCGAAACGTTAATCGTCTTAAACCATGAAGAATTATTGCATTTAGAGGACGCGTAA
- the cheB gene encoding chemotaxis-specific protein-glutamate methyltransferase CheB — protein MGHPMELTGDIKKISVLAVDDSLVYRNLLRAAFSQDPEIEFLGAAIDGKYALPKIAHLKPDFVILDVEMPEMNGIETLREIKANYPATNVIMLSSLTMEGAKVTIKAMEMGALDFVSKPDGLSESAERIGEALEQLTAKIKAIHAQNYSKAKNIVKIDSIRRIPKSSFKRKYAICAIGISTGGPQSLRDLFSRISTEIEGSIVVAQHMPPLFTSYLAENISQVTKLKVKEVENGEILESGSAYIAPGGKQLEIFQSQKGPIAKVFDGPLEELCKPSVNILFNSIASNFPNESIGVIMTGMGEDGYIGMKEMKKSGSLLLAQSQESCVVFGMPNKPIKDGLVDEVLDIQGIADKISDSMGRG, from the coding sequence ATGGGGCACCCTATGGAATTGACGGGAGATATAAAGAAAATTTCGGTTTTGGCCGTAGATGATTCTCTCGTTTATAGAAACCTACTCAGGGCCGCGTTCTCTCAAGACCCTGAGATCGAATTCCTCGGAGCCGCGATAGACGGTAAATACGCTTTACCTAAGATCGCGCATCTTAAACCGGATTTCGTAATCTTGGATGTAGAAATGCCCGAGATGAACGGAATTGAAACCTTACGCGAAATTAAAGCAAACTATCCGGCCACGAATGTGATCATGCTTAGTTCTCTCACAATGGAGGGAGCTAAGGTCACGATAAAGGCGATGGAGATGGGTGCTCTAGATTTCGTATCCAAACCGGATGGTCTTTCCGAATCTGCCGAAAGAATCGGAGAGGCGTTGGAGCAGTTAACGGCTAAGATTAAAGCAATCCACGCGCAGAATTACAGTAAAGCTAAGAATATCGTAAAAATAGATTCGATTCGTAGAATTCCAAAAAGTTCTTTCAAACGGAAATATGCGATTTGTGCCATCGGCATATCGACCGGAGGTCCCCAATCGTTGCGAGATTTGTTTTCTAGAATTTCGACCGAGATAGAAGGAAGTATAGTCGTTGCTCAGCATATGCCTCCGCTTTTTACCAGCTACCTCGCCGAAAACATCTCCCAAGTTACAAAATTAAAAGTTAAAGAAGTGGAAAATGGCGAGATCCTAGAAAGTGGATCAGCGTATATCGCTCCCGGCGGTAAGCAACTTGAGATTTTCCAAAGCCAAAAAGGTCCGATAGCAAAAGTATTCGACGGTCCTTTGGAAGAACTGTGTAAACCCTCCGTAAATATATTATTCAACTCCATCGCGAGCAATTTTCCAAACGAATCGATCGGCGTCATTATGACGGGGATGGGCGAGGATGGATATATTGGAATGAAAGAAATGAAAAAGTCCGGAAGCCTATTATTGGCTCAAAGCCAGGAAAGTTGTGTCGTATTCGGAATGCCTAATAAACCGATTAAGGATGGTCTAGTAGACGAAGTGCTCGATATTCAAGGTATAGCGGATAAAATATCCGATTCCATGGGAAGAGGATAG
- a CDS encoding sensor histidine kinase: MSDQRNNILYIDSDTAYAENLSTYFEKGKYGIIYVSSVANALENCMLTEPPAIIVDPSFTDIDCTKFLRSLRKLSPGSVFFINAASESLDPNISSLPWIHSVLDKGQDIHLIVECISAVLSEKESRLSEFHKKALNEENLVSEVAWLQWKENRRSSESLTIGKNILDNLTHSISQGLGIGSLITRLDLVESFLVRENGRYSVPIDLLDSIFENKDILRDWTDKLEKFRSLFDLAIHKERTLFETVLSSIRSSIAEFEEYAKIKNQQIFFEDRSFDQFVYSHPDFVKFSFKELMVNAMKFSPENSKIHILLYSNRSYISLIVMNDISIGETGISGIPEEYYFKVFEPFFRLNHIYDERFHALDFGFGIGLNLTQNLARQSDCKVSIYELNDHTSESCSRRVAAELQFPIC, from the coding sequence TTGTCCGATCAGAGAAACAATATCCTTTATATAGATTCCGATACCGCCTATGCCGAAAATCTATCCACATATTTTGAGAAAGGAAAATACGGCATTATATACGTGTCTTCCGTTGCGAATGCTTTGGAGAACTGCATGTTGACAGAGCCGCCGGCGATCATCGTTGATCCCAGCTTTACTGACATCGATTGCACGAAATTTCTGAGATCTTTAAGAAAATTGTCTCCGGGTAGCGTTTTCTTCATAAATGCGGCGTCGGAATCGCTCGATCCGAATATATCTTCGTTACCTTGGATTCATAGCGTATTGGATAAGGGGCAAGATATCCATCTAATCGTCGAATGCATTTCTGCCGTGCTTAGCGAAAAAGAAAGTCGTCTTAGTGAATTTCATAAGAAGGCATTAAATGAAGAGAATTTGGTATCCGAAGTAGCCTGGCTTCAATGGAAGGAGAATCGAAGAAGCTCGGAAAGTCTTACGATCGGTAAAAATATTCTAGATAATTTGACTCATAGCATTTCTCAGGGGCTAGGCATCGGTTCCTTAATTACTAGATTGGATTTGGTCGAATCGTTTCTCGTTCGCGAGAATGGACGATATTCCGTACCTATCGATTTGCTTGATTCCATTTTTGAGAACAAGGATATACTTCGCGATTGGACCGACAAACTAGAAAAATTCAGATCTTTGTTCGATCTTGCTATACATAAAGAACGTACCCTTTTTGAAACCGTCCTATCTTCGATTAGATCCAGCATCGCTGAATTCGAAGAATACGCCAAAATTAAGAATCAGCAGATTTTCTTCGAAGATAGATCGTTTGATCAATTCGTCTATTCGCATCCGGATTTTGTGAAGTTTTCATTTAAAGAGCTGATGGTGAATGCAATGAAGTTCTCCCCGGAGAACTCAAAAATTCATATTCTCTTATATTCCAATCGGAGCTATATTTCGCTTATCGTCATGAATGACATTTCGATCGGCGAGACAGGAATTTCCGGTATCCCCGAGGAATACTATTTCAAAGTCTTCGAACCTTTTTTCCGTTTGAATCATATTTATGACGAGCGATTTCATGCCCTCGACTTCGGGTTCGGAATTGGATTGAATTTGACTCAAAATCTTGCAAGACAATCGGATTGTAAAGTATCGATATACGAACTAAACGATCACACAAGCGAGTCTTGTTCTCGAAGAGTGGCCGCCGAGCTACAGTTTCCGATATGTTGA
- a CDS encoding response regulator gives MGTVRILAVDDSATMRSLVQQTLGMGGYDVLLASDGKEGIEKFGEGPFDLVITDINMPVMDGITFIRELRKIDTKVPILTLTTESEESMKRSGAAAGANGWIVKPFRPIQFLDIIKQVLQSDIA, from the coding sequence ATGGGTACGGTTAGAATTCTCGCGGTGGATGATTCTGCGACCATGCGAAGTTTAGTGCAGCAAACTTTGGGAATGGGCGGATACGACGTTCTTTTGGCTTCTGACGGTAAGGAAGGGATCGAAAAGTTCGGAGAAGGTCCGTTCGATCTTGTGATCACCGATATCAATATGCCCGTGATGGACGGAATTACATTCATACGTGAACTTAGAAAAATCGATACAAAAGTTCCTATTCTTACGCTCACAACCGAGTCCGAAGAAAGCATGAAGCGAAGCGGCGCAGCGGCCGGAGCGAACGGCTGGATTGTAAAACCATTTCGTCCGATTCAATTTTTGGATATTATTAAGCAAGTTCTTCAATCAGATATCGCTTGA